The genomic interval GGAAGGATGTCCGAAGGACAGGAAGGGGGATTCTTCAAATATCGACTTTTGCAAATGGCTCAATATCTAAAAATGCACAGATCGCTTATGAATCACTTCACCGGATCGGGGGATACTATCCCATCAAGCAACATGAGTTCTCAGCCTTAATGGTAAAAAAAAGCCTGATATGACATTTATTCTGCAATAGTATTCGAGAGATAATCTTTTACTATAACTCTGAAAGAGGAGTACTCCGCATGAAAGTAAAACGATTTCCGCCGCGGCTTTTATTGATCACACTGGCTGTTCTGTCACTGTCGGCTGGCACTGCCCAGTCTTCTCCGGGTCGATGGGAAACCATTCTCTCCGGCGACAACTGGAAGCTCTGGCTGGACAAAAGCGCAAAATGGATCGATGATGACATTTATCTGCCCCCGGTGAATCTGAAGGCGATTCCGGTCAATCCGCCCACATGCGGCTGGGATAAATTCAACGCCACGTTCGATAAAAAAGTGATCGTTCCCGGCACAGTGGAAGGATATTTCTGGGGGGCCGGCGGCAACCCGATCGGCATTGCCGGAGATTACCGCGGAGTGTCCTGGTGGAGCACCACCTTTCGTCTCGACCCTTCGCTCAAAGGGAAGAAGGTCATCATCAATTTCGAGTCGGTGAACCTGCGGGCGGAAGTGTTTGTGAACCGCAGGCTGGTCGGCTATGATGTGATCGGGAATGTTCCGTTCGATGTGGAAGCCACCGGAGCGGTACGGTTCGACGGCGACAACGAGCTTGCGGTGCGGGTGACCGACCCGGTCGGCAATTTCGACTGGAACGACAACGAAATGTACCGATGGGGTAAGAATATGGTTCCTGGCGTCCACGGATTCGGCGGCATCACCGGCCGGGTCACCCTGCGGGCTGTGGATGCGGTCTCCATGGATGACATCTATGTCCAGAACAAGCCCAATCCCACTGAGGCCGAGGTGTTTGTCACCCTGTCCAATATTTCCGGAGCGCCGAAGAATGGGAAATTGTCCCTGGTCATTCACGAGTGGAAAAATCCCGCCAACATGCTGTTAAAAAAAGAGTTGTCCGCATCCGTTCCCTCAGGCGGCAAGACCGTTTCCTTCACGGTGAAAGCGCCCAAAGCGCAGCTCTGGAATATCAGGAACCCGCATCTGTATGTCGCCGCCCTAACATTCAGAAGCGCGGACGGGAGCATCGCCGATACCATGAACAAGCGCTTCGGTTTCCGGTTCTTCACCACCGGAGTCAAAGACAGCGACCAGCGGTTCTACTTGAACGGCAGGCGGGTGTTCATCTTCGCCGCAATGACCCGCGGCTGCTGGGCTGTCACCGGTATGTTTCCGACGCCTGACATGGCGAAACGGGATGTGGATACCACCCTTCAACTCGGATTCAATATGATGCTCTTCCACCGCGCCATCGGGCAGCACCATATCACCGAGCTCTGCGATGAAGCCGGAATCCTCACCTACGAGGAGCCGGGCGGCTACCGCTGCCTCCCCGGACCGGAAAAGATGCAGGAAATCTGGCGCCGTGAAAAACTTCGGAGAATGATCATCCGCGACCGTTCCTTTGCCTCGATGATCATCTATAACCTGAAGAACGAGGCGACTGAGGATCCCAGCGCCGATGACATCCAAAACATGCGCATGGTGCACCAGCTCGACCCATCTCGCATTCTCACCTACAACAGCGACCGCAACCGTAAAATGAGCGCCACCGCGCACCCGGATTCAGACGTCATCAAGCTCCATATGCTGCCGTTCGATGATAAGCTCTATTACAAGGGCTGGTGGGACCAGCATCACTGGAATCCCATTGCCGGGTATGTGGACGATTACTACACCAATCCCGCACTCTACCTGCGTTATAACATCGTAGACGGGCAGCCGGGAAACCCCATCCTTAAAGACGAGATCATCTTCTGGGGCGAGGAAGGCGCGTTCGGCACCCAGCTTCGCCTGGAAAAGATAAAAGAATACATTGAAAGCGCCGCACGTGATCGCGGAAGCGTCAATCCGGGCGGGGGCAGCGGCTGGCGGGAGGGCGAGCACCTGGACTGGTACAATAACTACAGCCGGTTCC from Candidatus Latescibacter sp. carries:
- a CDS encoding glycoside hydrolase family 2 TIM barrel-domain containing protein, whose product is MKVKRFPPRLLLITLAVLSLSAGTAQSSPGRWETILSGDNWKLWLDKSAKWIDDDIYLPPVNLKAIPVNPPTCGWDKFNATFDKKVIVPGTVEGYFWGAGGNPIGIAGDYRGVSWWSTTFRLDPSLKGKKVIINFESVNLRAEVFVNRRLVGYDVIGNVPFDVEATGAVRFDGDNELAVRVTDPVGNFDWNDNEMYRWGKNMVPGVHGFGGITGRVTLRAVDAVSMDDIYVQNKPNPTEAEVFVTLSNISGAPKNGKLSLVIHEWKNPANMLLKKELSASVPSGGKTVSFTVKAPKAQLWNIRNPHLYVAALTFRSADGSIADTMNKRFGFRFFTTGVKDSDQRFYLNGRRVFIFAAMTRGCWAVTGMFPTPDMAKRDVDTTLQLGFNMMLFHRAIGQHHITELCDEAGILTYEEPGGYRCLPGPEKMQEIWRREKLRRMIIRDRSFASMIIYNLKNEATEDPSADDIQNMRMVHQLDPSRILTYNSDRNRKMSATAHPDSDVIKLHMLPFDDKLYYKGWWDQHHWNPIAGYVDDYYTNPALYLRYNIVDGQPGNPILKDEIIFWGEEGAFGTQLRLEKIKEYIESAARDRGSVNPGGGSGWREGEHLDWYNNYSRFLDESGLRAAFPTVDALTLALGKNMHYFHGRILENVRLSNIADAYNLNGWASEATHTDITDTYRNPTGDPAILQYYSQSLYIAVKLRTKVLSKGGASIADFYLINEKDVKGPHTLAVEMVDPGGKAVYSNSYPVTVLGGEGYGQPLVLGVELPAVQTPGYYHLNARLTDKTGVITTGHDELFAADYKTGSGIRGRGAVIDTTGVINAFLKDNRGITLEPYDSKVNAYDFIILGPHNDRRIRGIYRDIMEKVSNGATLIILDNADKWAESMDNIYSFQSIQYWGNMHWGNRGRLFVGKSPYLQGLPTSQCMGWEYQDFYRGDVWGLHMGWRGPETIVGLAAEHRKEILNALVRVPFGDGQIFLSTLNFMGELTSAKPQSAVGKKLFLNLLEVNQKK